The segment CCTTCTACAAGGTTAAGTACAAGAACCTTGTGACGGAAGGTGAAGACCCTATGCCGTTGATCGAAATCATCTCCGCTGACGAAATCCGTCCGATGCCACCCAAATTATTTCAGCCGTCAACGTTTAGACGTCATGATAAGGTTGATGCTTTCGACTTAGACGCGTGGTGGTTCGGAGAGATTATCGGACAAAAAGGCGATATGTTCTCCGTTTACTTTCCCACGACCAATGATGTGTGCGAGTACCCACTTGAACGTCTCAGAAGGCATTTTGATTTGGT is part of the Brassica rapa cultivar Chiifu-401-42 chromosome A09, CAAS_Brap_v3.01, whole genome shotgun sequence genome and harbors:
- the LOC103843558 gene encoding protein AGENET DOMAIN (AGD)-CONTAINING P1, yielding MEEKFVKGDKVEVCSKQVGFFGSYFEAKVLSKLPCGSFYKVKYKNLVTEGEDPMPLIEIISADEIRPMPPKLFQPSTFRRHDKVDAFDLDAWWFGEIIGQKGDMFSVYFPTTNDVCEYPLERLRRHFDLVNGHWVSSAARQQRAS